ATCTGCTCATAATCTCATGTGTGCTTCCCACCTTACTGGCACACTTCAGGTGCTGCCCAGGCACAGAGAGTGAGGTGACAAACATGGTGCAACAACGAAGCAGAAATACAGTGCCCATCAAAGAGCACAGTCGCCTGAAGAGAATGGACCTGAAATAGAAACAAACATTCACGATTCATTCCCTGCCCAGCTCTTCATTACAAACACCATGTATTTTAGTGTGATCTCTTTGCGCATGTTATTATAACGCAGTGTATTATTGATGGGAATAGCTGGAACTGGGGGACTACCTGTGTTTGTGAAGGAGCAGGATCAACAGAAACATGTAACACAGGATGAGGCCACAGGCTTCAGCCATTGCAAAAGCCCAAGGGATTCTAGGAACACTGTCAGAgtacaaaaacaagtttatCAGTGATTAGATACGAGTGCAGGAGAATGTGTACATGAACTATGTACATGTATGCAACTATAGTTGCTCAACTTGCATTGGATACATGCATTTATACCTGTCCAGAAATATGTCAGGCAGTGGTGGGTATGTCCTTGTGTCCGGGACTCGCTCATGTACGATGACCATGACAAAAGATGTGAATCCAAACACAGAAAAGACATATAAGGAGCTGATGACTGTCTTCCACACCTCTGGGTCCAATCTGCCAGCCAGGTGCTCCCTACACCTCCCGTTGGAGTGTGCATGACACAGCGCCGCTCCTGAACCGTATCCAGATCTATCACCGTTCCTCAGCCGAAGCTCAGTCCCGTTACACGAGCGATCACCTCCGTTATACCTCCTGTCGGCTCCGTCGCAGCTCCATTCGACCCCTGTGGCAGCCAGCGAGAGCGCAGCTGTAGGCCGGAGACccagctcctccagctgggCCTGGTTCTGTCTCTGGAGCCGGCGGAGGGCTATGGTCAGCCTCTTGATGTCTCCCAGCACAGTGAGGCCCAGCGGAGGCCCGCGCAGGTCAGCCTCAGTCAGAGCCAGCAGGCTGGGGCCGTCCAGGCGGTGCTGGGTGCAAAATAGCTCCACATACTCCCCGAAACCTTCTTCCTGCAGCCACTGGGCCACCTGCTTACAGCTCCAGGCAGTCACACTGTCCTCTGACGGTGCCATGCCACTAGAGATACAGACACATGCAGTGTTAACTCACGTAGGGCTTGATAATTAACTTTTGATAATTGAGTACTTCTTTCTCCAGTCAGTCCTATTGTTTGAATGCAAAACTGCACGAAACTCACTCATTACTATTCAATTTGCATGTTATTGATCACAACCACTTGCCCTACTCTACTAAAATGAGCTGCACTGTCATTTGTTCTGTCTTACTTACTCAGAGCCACTCTGTATGTCTTCAAGCTCACTCTAAACTAGTATGCGACTAAACACACCACAACAGCAAATATCTACAAAGGATTTGAATTATTTCTTCAACAGGCTGcaacaaattaataattaactaattcattcattattgattggactgtcagttatttttaaactaactgattaataatcatttattctataaactgacaaaaaatggtcaaaatgcCCATcccaatttcccagagcccaaactGATGTCTTCATTCAACAGTCCTAAAACCCAAAGGTATAAaataatatagatatatagatatataaaacgattagtcgattattCCACATAAAGCAagcttgtgttttatgtgtcaaaccaaaacaaacaaacaggaattCAACCTTACTGAGTGTGACCATCCTTTCTGTTCCATAGGTGtcatttcataataaaaacCACTAACCATCCAGGGTTTACACAAAACAAGCAGAGTAAGTCAGCTCTCCCACAGACAGACTCAGATACTGATAACACACTCTTCTTAGCTCTGTGTATTTCTCATTTTTACTCTTTGACCCTCTGATAAGCTTACCACAGTGCTGCTCACCCTGTCCTCCCCACTGCTCCCAAAGGTCTGCAAGGTTCAACCAACATGACTGTACTGTACTGCTGTTAACTGTTGAATGTGAGCTATAGCCCACGTGCTGATTGGGCAGCAGATACAGACTTAAAATTACCCAACTAAGCAGCTTTCAGTTTTCAGTAATGTCTGAGACAGCGCTAGGTTTTTAGGGAGGTATTAGACTCATTAAAGAGTACCACTTTGGTGAGATATCAATAAATGCTGATACATAAAGGAGCCAGTATTTTCATAGCTGGTTAGTATTTAAACAGTTACAGTAATTGTGTGAGCAGGATTACAGAATAAGTCTCATCTGTGATTACTTACTGGATCTGGGAATTACTTaaattttagggctgcaactaatgattattttctcaattaatcaattattcatttggtctgtaaaattgtgaaaaaatccCATCACTATTTCCtggagcccaaggtgacatctttaaattgctttaaatttccaatatttccaaaaatattcagttttccataatgtaaaacaagaaaagcagcaaatcctccctAGAGCTGAAAGGATTAGTTGAATAATTAGTTAGTAGATGGACAAAACATTAAttgtcaactattttgatcaatGATTAAACCCTTTTTTGAgaataaatgtcaaatatttgagGTTTTCCAATGTGAGAATTTACTTTTTGTTGTcttatagtaaactgaatatctttcgactttggactgttggtcagaccaAACAAGATATTGACAAGACAACAAGACCTTGGACCAGGacactgacatttttcattattttctgacaatgatcataaaataatcaacagattagttgataatgaaaataattattaatattaattaatagtatttttgctttaaaaataactttttgttaGTCTACTAATCAattaactgtttcagctctattcaAAATACTGTCAATATTGTGATACAGGACCAAACTATAAGCTGAAATTTGAATATTATAATATCATCATACAGCTTAAACATCGTATTCTAGTCTTAAAGGTTGAATTAGATCTAAGGGAAACACCTTTTTGCAACTTACTTGAATGTATTCAAgtgaaatgatgaatgaaagtttCTCTAGTCATTCCCACATTAGATGACCAGTCACACCTAAAATGACATCACATTATTGATACCAACATGTTGTTTCAAAAATAGCAGGAATTTAGAATAAGCTTAGGTTGGTAATGAAAGCTCCCAATGATCATCACACCAACTAAAGTTTGTTGTAAGCCATCAGTAACGCAGATCATATGATGGCTGGCTGCCAGTGAATGATCCATACAGAACAATAACTATCAGATTCAGCTAATCAACTGATCAATATCAAATACTTCTGTGTCTGAAACCTTACTCACCTGGGTAGCTGCTGCTTCGTTCCCTCAGAGAgaaataagttatttttaaCTAGCCTCTGGATTTTACTGGCAACATCTCTGCCTGAGGCTTTACTTGGGGATTCATAAGTGCCATGTCAGCTTGTTTGGCTGGCTTACAGTGAGTCGCAGTGACacacagctgagagagagagaaagcccttcagtgtgtgtgtgtgtgtgtgtgtgtgtgtgtgtgtgtgtgagagagagagagagagagagagagagacaatttGACAAAGGGCTCATAGTCTGTTCACCACAGGGCAACAATGCCACGACAGACTACAACATTTCAACATGAGATAAACTCTAAATATGTTTATgatggtgtgaaaaagtttaaacatgatTTTCTTAACGTAAGCAAAAAGTAGAAGGGGGCATGGTCAAAGGAGAACAAACAAGTGACAGAAAGTACACTTCAAGCTTACTTTAAAAGATTATATTAAACAGTAGTTGCCTCTCTTACCAAAAATCACTGTGCTGTCAGAGATTGTAGATGAGCTGTCTTTCTGCGTCTCAACTGATAGGAGTAGTTCAAGTCCAACATGCTTCTGACAACTAGGCAACACCAAACAGGAAGAGACAACAATGAACACCAGTAAAGAAGAGCTGGTGGCCTCATGCAGGGCTGCTATTTAAACCACACTGACATCTGCTGGCCACATTTAGGAAAAACTAGGATCTGTTTACAGGTTGAGTTTCTCTAGAATCCCCCAAAAAGTAGATTTCGTGGACtatttggttttaatttgacaaaacaaccacaagcagtggttttcaaaccagtaataatgttattattaaaacatttccatGACTGAGCGTTTGACTGAGGGTCTGTGCCAAACTGCACCACCTGTTTTTGACAGTCAGAGACAGTCAGCAACCAAAGCAAAGGCAACAGACATGATTTAGTTTTAGGGGAATAACAGAATAGTTTACACCCTCTAAACTTAGAAATGGCTGACATAAAACCAATCACAGGTGCTGCTTCTGAGGTGAGATGTGATACACGAGATCTTGAGCAGAGAAATGTCAGCGACACAGACCCAGAAGAGGAGAAGATAAGGTACACATGTCGGACAGAGGATTCAAAGAGGACGTGGGAGATCCCGTCTCTTCAGGAGCTAGAGGAGGTTTTACATTCAGCGCCACGCTCCTGTCGCCACGGAGATGAGGTGTGGCCGAACCTGTATCTGGGAGACATGTGAGTATCCCGTGCCTTATTAaagttcacatacagtatgtgtgtctgaATTGTTATTTatgcataaataaaatgtggtATTTGTGTCAGGTTTATGTCGCACGACAAGCTCAGGCTCTGGCAGCTGGGCATCACTCATGTGCTGAATGCAGCGCATGGAAAACTGTGCTGTAAGGGCAGTGATGATTTTTATGGCACCACTGTGAAATACTACGGAGTCCCAGCCAACGACCTGCCAACATTTGACCTTTCACCTTTTTTCTACCCTGCTGCTGAGTTCATTCACCAGGCTTTGACGTCAGGAGGTACCGTAAGCTGCCACATATGGTGACACTACATAGAAACAGTTACTGTGGGGTTACCtgtatttcctgtttctttgtttgtgtcttttatgATTTCCAGGAAAGGTATTTGTGCACTGTGCTGTGGGTGTGAGTCGCTCGGCTGCTTTGGTCCTAGCGTACCTGATGATTCACCACCACCTCAGTCTTCTGTCCTCTACACACTGTGTGCAGCAGAAACGCTGGATTTTCCCAAACAGAGGCTTCCTGCGACAGCTTATAGCCCTGGACCGAAAACTGCAGGACGAAGGGTTGAATGAAAcgaaataaaacaaagcaaggAACAACCCTACATAATATATCCATAGAATTGTCCTCTATTAGTCATTTACACCATGCAAGACTGTCTCCATTTGtaccatttactgtatgtacacactAAACAGTTCAGCTGTGTCCACCCCCCCCCCGTCCTCTCCTGATGTGACCTTAGTGGTGACAGAGAGAGTCCCTGTCTTTTCCCCCCAGACCACTGGCATCAGTGAAAAGACCAATCAATGCAACAGCAACATTAAATAACTCTACATCCAGTCAGAGGGAACTCACTGAACACAGAGAGCTAATTTTGGAGCCAAGCGGCATTCAAACAACCACCTGCTCGTGTCTCTCACTGAGCTGCAGACTCTGGGGGTGAAGGGACAGtggacacagacagcaggagcaGTATTGGGGTCTGTTGGAGGAACACTCTATGTCCAGGGAGAATGTCAGGGAGCAACCAGCCACAGGACCTGGTGCTTATTAAAGAAGTAGAGCTCATCTTGGATTCCTGCGCACTGGAGCTCACGCCAGTGGATGAAGTGTGGCCCAACCTGTACATAGGAAATGTGTGAGTGTCTTATGTCTGTTGCAGGGAAAAATGAAACCTTCATGAGCTCTGCAAGAGAGAAATTGATCAGCTTTGTTATCCTTTTAAAGTACAGAACCTGTGTAAGTTCATCTTGATATAATTCCATGATAGTGTTTCACATGTTTCCTCTTTATTCCCTgtgtttggcttcttttgtgtgttttccagggCTGTAGCACAGAATAGAAAGAAATTACATAAGCTTGGCATCACTCATGTTCTGAATGCAGCGCACTCCAAGCAGGGCAGCATTGGTGACCAGAGTTTTTACGGGAACACCTGCGTTTACTTTGGCATCCCAGCAGAAGATTCAGACCACTTTGACCTCAGTCAGTTCTTCAAACCTGCAGCTGACTTCATACATAAAGCCTTGAAGAGCAAAGACGGTACGGTATATGAATGTGACACCCGTTGTCCCATCAatcattttgtacatttcttttaCATTCTCCatcctgctctacaggaaaagtgctgGTGCATTGCATCATGGGCATGAGTCGATCGGCCACTTTGGTCCTGGCTTACTTGATGCTGCGGCAGCGTCTCTCTCTGAGAGATGCTCTGAGGCGTGTCGTCCAAAAAAGAGCCATTTACCCCAACCAGAATTTCCTGTCCCTCCTCCTCAAGCTGGATGAACAGCTGACACTCAAACGGAGGTTGTGTCCTCTTCTATAGCATCCCTCTCAGCCATTAGTCGCCTCAAGACCTCGCTCTCTTTCCATGTGTTACACTCCACTCTAATCAGTATGAACACGTAATGATTTTCTATAAGAATGTGTATGATGTAGTTAGGTGTGAGTTTGATGGTGGTAAACAGTGGAGTGACAGTTAAATTCCatgtttttattaagtttaaCTTCTGGGTACAGCATCAAGCATATgttgtaaaatattgtaaatatcaAAGTACAGTGTCATATTTCttggtttgtttatttgtttattttgaggtttgttttttcatattcaaaCTGTATtcaaatgttccctgtcagtgttgtcAGACATGTCCACATGCTTTGTAAATACAGCTTTATGAATGAATGTccattaaagacattttaagatattttattgaaatattttggcTGGCTGGATATAAAATGAGTGGTAAACTAcatgtttaaatatgttttgaatgaTGCATATTACACTTTAACAAGACATAACTTTGAACAATGTGCTTGATAAGGTACCTTGTTATTCTTCCATAATCCCTTAAAccagagtttgtttttgtcacacttG
This region of Siniperca chuatsi isolate FFG_IHB_CAS linkage group LG11, ASM2008510v1, whole genome shotgun sequence genomic DNA includes:
- the LOC122884438 gene encoding sphingomyelin synthase-related protein 1-like isoform X2; its protein translation is MAPSEDSVTAWSCKQVAQWLQEEGFGEYVELFCTQHRLDGPSLLALTEADLRGPPLGLTVLGDIKRLTIALRRLQRQNQAQLEELGLRPTAALSLAATGVEWSCDGADRRYNGGDRSCNGTELRLRNGDRSGYGSGAALCHAHSNGRCREHLAGRLDPEVWKTVISSLYVFSVFGFTSFVMVIVHERVPDTRTYPPLPDIFLDSVPRIPWAFAMAEACGLILCYMFLLILLLHKHRSILFRRLCSLMGTVFLLRCCTMFVTSLSVPGQHLKCASKTYGDTLGKIQRALAIWSGFGMTLTGVQTCGDYMFSGHTVVITMLNFFVTEYTPRTWNLIHTISWVLNLFGIFFILAAHEHYSIDVFIAFYITTRLFLYYHTLANTRAYQHSRRARIWFPMFSFFECNVNGPVPNQYHWPFNKPAFMKTLIG
- the LOC122884438 gene encoding sphingomyelin synthase-related protein 1-like isoform X1, yielding MVSGFYYEMTPMEQKGWSHSVSGMAPSEDSVTAWSCKQVAQWLQEEGFGEYVELFCTQHRLDGPSLLALTEADLRGPPLGLTVLGDIKRLTIALRRLQRQNQAQLEELGLRPTAALSLAATGVEWSCDGADRRYNGGDRSCNGTELRLRNGDRSGYGSGAALCHAHSNGRCREHLAGRLDPEVWKTVISSLYVFSVFGFTSFVMVIVHERVPDTRTYPPLPDIFLDSVPRIPWAFAMAEACGLILCYMFLLILLLHKHRSILFRRLCSLMGTVFLLRCCTMFVTSLSVPGQHLKCASKTYGDTLGKIQRALAIWSGFGMTLTGVQTCGDYMFSGHTVVITMLNFFVTEYTPRTWNLIHTISWVLNLFGIFFILAAHEHYSIDVFIAFYITTRLFLYYHTLANTRAYQHSRRARIWFPMFSFFECNVNGPVPNQYHWPFNKPAFMKTLIG
- the si:ch211-223p8.8 gene encoding dual specificity protein phosphatase 13A family protein — encoded protein: MADIKPITGAASEVRCDTRDLEQRNVSDTDPEEEKIRYTCRTEDSKRTWEIPSLQELEEVLHSAPRSCRHGDEVWPNLYLGDMFMSHDKLRLWQLGITHVLNAAHGKLCCKGSDDFYGTTVKYYGVPANDLPTFDLSPFFYPAAEFIHQALTSGGKVFVHCAVGVSRSAALVLAYLMIHHHLSLLSSTHCVQQKRWIFPNRGFLRQLIALDRKLQDEGLNETK
- the zgc:153981 gene encoding dual specificity protein phosphatase family protein produces the protein MSGSNQPQDLVLIKEVELILDSCALELTPVDEVWPNLYIGNVAVAQNRKKLHKLGITHVLNAAHSKQGSIGDQSFYGNTCVYFGIPAEDSDHFDLSQFFKPAADFIHKALKSKDGKVLVHCIMGMSRSATLVLAYLMLRQRLSLRDALRRVVQKRAIYPNQNFLSLLLKLDEQLTLKRRLCPLL